One segment of Sander vitreus isolate 19-12246 chromosome 20, sanVit1, whole genome shotgun sequence DNA contains the following:
- the klf11b gene encoding Krueppel-like factor 11b: MPSRTFTEMDSNGTEYMDHCASNSKRRRHDSEQSYPRGTCGLEYTDLEAAEALVCMSSWGHFLGSSRPNPCKPRPLTPASDSCDSLMPSELPEPPKDFVSLSSLCMTPPHSPSFVEASSTALQSSSGLAVSSQHCGSWVHQPVLAPIAEKNPSLPPLLQPCRAMATSVIRHTADSTPCQHRIPVAPNPKKTRDTVTAATVCQQQQRITKTEQITTPPSPPAPLTPTLSASTTEQHASPSNPCLNSVSTPTPVNMQLQNSLATPSAPATLSPHSVPSPQIICQMFPVSSQSGIISAFIPGAVHTSSNGIRTTTTPILPQPTSANGAPLQQSLIVGSAMPQGTVMLVLPQSSVSQAPHCPQTVMTLGNTKLLPLAPAPVYVPAGPSGSTTATKMDFSRRRNYVCNFPGCRKTYFKSSHLKAHLRTHTGEKPFSCSWDGCDKRFARSDELSRHRRTHTGEKKFVCPVCDRRFMRSDHLTKHARRHMTTKKIPSWQADVRSLNKMAAGKTTPSKPSLATLSMLVPAGSK; the protein is encoded by the exons ATGCCATCGCGAACATTTACAGAGATGGACTCAAACGGG ACTGAGTATATGGACCATTGTGCGTCCAATTCAAAGAGAAGGAGGCATGACAGTGAACAGTCTTACCCGAGGGGAACCTGTGGCCTGGAGTACACAGACCTGGAGGCAGCTGAAGCGCTGGTGTGTATGAGCTCTTGGGGCCACTTCCTCGGCAGCAGCAGGCCAAACCCCTGCAAGCCCAGACCCCTTACCCCCGCTTCGGATTCCTGTGACTCCCTCATGCCGTCAGAACTTCCAGAGCCCCCAAAGGACTTTGTGTCCCTCTCCTCCCTG TGTATGACTCCCCCTCACAGCCCCAGCTTTGTTGAGGCATCCAGCACTGCGCTCCAGTCAAGCTCTGGCCTGGCTGTGTCCTCACAACACTGTGGGTCCTGGGTCCATCAGCCTGTCCTGGcacccattgctgaaaaaaacccCTCCCTTCCCCCTCTGCTACAGCCCTGCAGAGCCATGGCGACCAGTGTCATCCGCCACACCGCAGACAGCACCCCCTGCCAACACCGCATTCCAGTGGCCCCCAATCCAAAGAAAACTAGAGACACAGTAACGGCTGCAACGGTctgccagcagcagcaacgCATTACAAAGACTGAGCAGATAACCACACCCCcatctcctcctgctcctctcaCACCCACATTATCTGCCTCAACAACAGAGCAGCATGCCAGTCCCTCAAATCCATGTTTGAACAGTGTCTCCACCCCCACTCCTGTCAATATGCAACTGCAAAACAGCCTAGCCACTCCCTCTGCTCCTGCAACCCTGTCCCCGCACTCAGTCCCCAGCCCTCAAATCATTTGCCAGATGTTCCCTGTCAGCAGCCAATCTGGTATAATCTCAGCCTTCATCCCTGGTGCGGTTCACACATCCAGTAATGGGATTCGGACCACCACCACGCCCATCCTCCCCCAGCCCACCTCAGCTAATGGCGCCCCTCTCCAGCAGTCCCTCATTGTGGGCTCAGCAATGCCCCAGGGCACGGTGATGCTGGTTCTCCCTCAATCCTCTGTCTCTCAGGCCCCTCACTGCCCTCAGACTGTCATGACCCTGGGCAACACCAAGCTACTACCTCTGGCCCCGGCCCCCGTGTATGTGCCAGCGGGGCCCAGCGGCAGTACAACAGCAACAAAGATGGACTTTTCCCGCAGAAGAAACTATGTCTGCAACTTCCCGGGCTGCAGGAAGACATATTTTAAGAGCTCACACCTCAAGGCTCATctaagaacacacacag GCGAGAAGCCTTTCAGCTGCAGCTGGGACGGCTGTGATAAGAGGTTTGCCCGCTCTGACGAGCTCTCTCGTCACCGGCGAACACACACCGGTGAGAAAAAATTTGTGTGTCCCGTGTGCGACCGGCGATTTATGCGCAGTGATCACCTCACCAAACACGCCCGCCGCCATATGACCACAAAGAAAATTCCCTCGTGGCAAGCTGATGTCAGGAGCCTGAACAAAATGGCTGCTGGCAAAACAACTCCCTCAAAACCCAGCCTTGCCACACTAAGCATGCTGGTACCTGCCGGCTCAAAGTAG
- the dnaaf2 gene encoding protein kintoun, which yields MEAGGKLKELNMTVDEVDRLTQAFKDEKFREMFRDYANEISDPENKKKYEEEIKLLEQERGNTIEFIHPEPFRALRTSVNGKQKCFINICANEKVGKPECKWGVSEDGRRGQSWSLPHSLPPGRQNIDPKGNKAMIYDVIFHPDTLHIASKNKIFMDIVHSTAIQGIQNAFKVTLDKNNVREMNTKYKGLPQPCVIRKPILEYKAKEPSEEPDPLAFPYPDEKGPTTSQETKPTESPATKNSSDAKPKSSQIQPQKAKEPTKPNYTVRYRSFIDLQDFRCSRDSAQSPRPKEIVFTIDMPLLKAATDASLEVKERLLLLESKKPAYRLELPLAYPVDDDKGEAKFNKQRGQLTVTLPVLPSNEAFDFAVGSAHTSVSDDERQEEKSEVEEDNWKEKEKESQKTEVEEQRGVEKDLRQQTRLEKGEGEGEKAQDKGEEQMREGQEGVEGEESGEEEEKLKEQEQGNENEVGNLNLQKTQQHKDTNDSSLTSLQCDIVVSAEEEKSLPVNNRLVASPETEYQPVLITAEHSSCIGKGEVNLNSCLESTPKMKTSDIKEETEKTRESVHGNEVETDAAFLHLRSTEESQSSIAANTYSRNNIKDCCTSQESSKMPATDEANNSSRGGSGNRATFFSEERAMVSVKMESVDEDDLLTEQIFHNPEHGNKPPPALLREIDKDGNEKIISDHSTSAGFIFQNSLMYELD from the exons ATGGAGGCCGGAGGTAAACTGAAAGAACTAAACATGACAGTGGATGAAGTCGACAGACTGACACAAGCCTTCAAAGACGAGAAATTCAGGGAAATGTTTCGCGATTACGCCAATGAAATATCAGACCCTGAGAATAAGAAAAAGTATGAAGAGGAGATCAAACTTTTGGagcaggagagaggaaacacgATTGAATTTATCCACCCGGAACCATTTAGGGCGCTCAGGACGAGTGTGAACGGCAAGCAGAAGTGTTTTATCAACATCTGCGCCAATGAAAAAGTTGGAAAGCCTGAATGTAAATGGGGTGTGTCGGAGGATGGTCGCAGAGGACAGTCCTGGTCCCTGCCTCACAGTCTGCCCCCAGGGAGACAAAACATAGATCCAAAAGGGAACAAGGCCATGATCTATGATGTTATTTTCCACCCTGACACTCTCCACATTGCAAGCAAAAACAAGATATTTATGGATATAGTTCACAGCACAGCCATTCAGGGAATCCAGAATGCTTTTAAAGTGACTTTAGATAAAAACAATGTGAGGGAgatgaatacaaaatacaaaggCCTCCCGCAGCCTTGTGTCATCCGAAAACCCATACTTGAATATAAAGCCAAGGAGCCCTCAGAGGAGCCAGACCCTCTTGCATTCCCATACCCAGATGAAAAAGGACCTACCACATCACAGGAAACCAAACCCACAGAATCCCCCGCaacaaaaaacagcagtgaTGCTAAACCTAAAAGCTCCCAGATCCAGCCTCAGAAAGCCAAAGAGCCTACCAAGCCAAACTACACTGTACGATATAGATCTTTTATTGATCTACAGGACTTCAGATGTTCTAGAGACTCTGCCCAAAGCCCCAGGCCCAAAGAAATAGTGTTTACCATCGACATGCCACTTCTGAAGGCGGCCACAGACGCCAGCCTTGAGGTAAAAGAGAGACTGTTGTTGCTGGAGTCCAAGAAACCAGCCTACAGACTGGAGCTGCCCTTAGCCTACCCTGTGGATGATGATAAAGGAGAGGCAAAGTTCAACAAACAGAGAGGACAGCTTACAGTCACACTGCCTGTTCTTCCTTCAAACGAAGCTTTTGATTTTGCTGTAGGGTCTGCTCACACTAGTGTTAGTGATGACGAGAGACAGGAGGAGAAAAGTGAGGTGGAAGAGGATAACTGGAaggagaaggaaaaagaaagcCAGAAAACTGAGGTGGAGGAGCAAAGAGGTGTTGAAAAAGATTTGAGGCAGCAGACAAGGTTAGAGAAAGgtgaaggagagggagaaaaagctCAGGACAAAGGAGAGGAGCAGATGAGGGAAGGCCAGGAAGGTGTAGAGGGAGAGGAaagtggagaggaggaggagaaattGAAAGAGCAGGAGCAGGGAAATGAAAACGAAGTTGGAAACTTGAACCTACAGAAGACGCAGCAACACAAGGATACAAATGATTCCAGTCTAACAAGTCTTCAGTGTGATATTGTTGTTTCTgctgaagaagaaaaatcatTGCCTGTTAATAACAGGCTTGTGGCCTCACCTGAGACAGAATACCAGCCTGTTTTAATCACTGCTGAACATTCAAGCTGCATAGGAAAAGGAGAAGTAAATCTGAACTCATGTTTAGAGTCAACACCCAAAATGAAGACTTCAGACATCAAGGAGGAGACTGAAAAGACAAGAGAGAGTGTACATGGAAATGAG gtgGAAACAGATGCTGCATTTCTACATCTCAGATCCACTGAGGAATCCCAAAGTTCCATAGCAGCTAATACTTATAGCCGGAACAACATAAAGGATTGCTGCACTTCCCAGGAGTCCAGCAAGATGCCTGCAACAGATGAAGCAAACAATTCAAGCAGAGGAGGTTCAGGCAACAGGGCGACTTTCTTCTCTGAGGAACGTGCCATGGTCTCCGTAAAGATGGAGAGCGTAGACGAAGACGACCTGCTAACAGAGCAAATCTTCCACAACCCAGAGCACGGCAACAAGCCACCACCTGCGTTACTGAGGGAAATTGATAAAGATGGAAATGAAAAGATCATAAGTGATCATTCCACATCTGCTGGGTTCATCTTCCAAAACTCCCTGATGTATGAGCTGGACTGA
- the lrr1 gene encoding leucine-rich repeat protein 1: MKLQCDVEVVNRMLPTFGMKSRGKGARAVLSIGKHLDKTSQRNNIYMMICTAKDRAGSKYKLKDNIEKFFTWFVAEGKATVRLKEPAVDICLSKADANSLKNFLSAARLADRGSDAGSLPLSTLTPVRARDVEQPKKKLSIVSRKDYPLTSNFPYSLEQLQVSYCKLSRVDMRMLSLKALRKLDLSNNHIKKLPATIGDLSCLSELILHNNQLEAFSEALCLSTLQRTLQLLDLSQNRLQSLPAHFCLLKELVNLKLDDNELVRLPFHVGRLSKLRFLSAAHNQLAVLPSDFRKLSLENLDLFGNPFNPFNHTMKIAIPLPLQEMASRAVANLRLPYGPHLIPAHLCRDLEVAKTCDCGRVCINFYIETAVNMNLHQVSHTVVLVDDMGGTDAPVHQHFCSLFCYSKFLDNSLQRGNR, translated from the exons ATGAAGCTACAGTGTGATGTCGAGGTGGTGAATCGGATGCTCCCCACGTTTGGGATGAAAAGTCGAGGGAAGGGGGCGAGAGCTGTGCTGTCCATCGGGAAGCATTTAGACAAGACGAGTCAACGCAACAACATTTACATGATGATCTGCACAGCTAAAGACAGAGCAGGCTCAAAGTACAAG CTGAAAGACAACATAGAGAAGTTCTTCACTTGGTTTGTGGCAGAAGGCAAGGCCACTGTGAGATTAAAGGAACCTGCTGTTGACATTTGTTTAAGCAAG GCCGATGCAAACAGCTTAAAGAACTTCCTCTCAGCCGCTCGTTTGGCAGACAGAGGAAGTGACGCGGGCAGCCTTCCTCTTTCCACGCTCACTCCTGTTCGCGCCAGAGACGTAGAACAACCCAAGAAGAAGCTCAGCATCGTCTCCAGGAAGGACTACCCCCTCACGTCCAATTTCCCCTACTCTCTGGAGCAGCTGCAGGTCTCCTACTGCAAACTGTCCCGGGTGGACATGCGGATGCTGTCCCTTAAAG cTCTCCGCAAGCTAGACCTCAGTAACAACCACATCAAGAAACTCCCTGCCACCATCGGTGACCTGAGCTGCCTCTCTGAGCTCATCCTCCACAACAACCAGCTGGAAGCCTTCAGCGAGGCCCTCTGCCTGTCCACACTGCAGCGGACCCTCCAGCTCCTGGACCTCAGCCAGAATCGACTGCAGTCCCTCCCCGCTCACTTCTGCCTGCTCAAAGAACTGGTGAACCTCAAGCTGGATGACAATGAGCTCGTCCGTTTGCCGTTCCACGTCGGCCGACTCTCGAAGTTGAGGTTCCTGTCAGCGGCGCATAACCAGCTGGCTGTGTTGCCCAGTGACTTCCGTAAGCTGAGTCTGGAGAACCTGGATCTGTTTGGGAATCCGTTTAACCCGTTTAACCACACAATGAAAATTGCAATCCCCCTTCCACTTCAAGAAATGGCTTCCAGAGCTGTGGCCAACCTCAG GTTACCATACGGACCTCACCTCATCCCCGCCCACTTGTGTCGGGACCTCGAAGTAGCTAAGACCTGCGACTGCGGCCGTGTATGCATCAATTTCTACATCGAGACGGCGGTCAACATGAACCTGCACCAAGTCTCTCACACAGTGGTCCTGGTGGACGACATGGGTGGCACAGACGCTCCCGTGCATCAGCACTTCTGCTCCCTCTTCTGCTACTCCAAGTTTTTAGACAACTCCCTCCAGAGAGGAAACAGATGA
- the LOC144535085 gene encoding transmembrane protein 151B, whose amino-acid sequence MLSSDLDSAEDTATSAPNDAEEGEEQEEEDSPAESDVLEEQRPVKQSLGDCVCRESHWRCLLLSLLMYCCLGGVAWCQLTLVTKISFNSNLTLSYKASSTSSVRGASGMGVGGRSMIYHDSPCSDGYIYIPLAFLFMLYVLYMVECWHCRARSELQSKADVYSVYERVLRMRQAHPCIWWKAISYHFVRRTRQVTRYRNGDAYTTMQVYHERVNTHVAEGEFDYSHCGMKDVSRDLRGLEGHPATRLRFTKCFSFTEAGPENDYLNQRARFFSEIEGLDDYMEAREGMHLKNVDFRENLLAYVDPDRMPWYTSQVAFWPAALLMLSWPLRVLIEYRTAYVHYRIEKLFGSEYSHSSPSLLDEDRPLGNNIGCVIPRVDTLDSTEMEWHIRCNRQVVPSYSEAMLINMSTADSNSLLDTECTSSSNCFLLDSSQTAQSYGALQSQEDCEQCREPNGRGDGGGRRRPITSSSCSSIFSCRGALLHSHLSSDTSRFSLCRMYGSHRTVALWRSRSSNLTDPCCVDEQCCRSNSSQLALSDSPPTYRDARFFPVLIVHRSEGCGSEDGREVRRYYIRRGSSCVETAL is encoded by the exons ATGCTCTCCTCCGATCTGGACTCTGCGGAGGACACGGCGACCAGCGCTCCCAATGATgctgaggagggagaggagcaggaggaagaggactcACCGGCTGAGAGCGATGTCCTGGAGGAG cAGCGTCCAGTGAAGCAGTCCCTGGGTGACTGTGTTTGCCGGGAGTCCCATTGGCGctgcctgctgctctctctgctcATGTACTGCTGCCTGGGTGGGGTGGCCTGGTGTCAGCTGACCTTAGTCACCAAAATCAGCTTCAACTCCAACCTCACCTTGTCCTACAAggcctcctccacctcctccgtGCGGGGGGCCTCTGGGATGGGCGTTGGAGGACGCTCAATGATCTACCACGACAGCCCCTGCTCTGACGGCTACATCTACATCCCTCTGGCCTTTCTGTTCATGCTCTATGTCTTATACATGGTGGAGTGCTGGCACTGCAGAGCCAGGAGCGAGCTGCAGAGCAAAGCAGACGTGTACAGTGTGTATGAGCGCGTGCTGCGGATGAGACAGGCCCACCCTTGCATATGGTGGAAGGCTATCAGCTACCACTTTGTCCGACGGACTCGGCAAGTCACTCGATACCGTAACGGGGATGCCTACACCACCATGCAGGTGTACCATGAGAGAGTGAACACCCATGTTGCTGAGGGAGAGTTTGACTACAGCCACTGTGGGATGAAAGATGTATCGCGTGACCTCAGAGGCTTGGAGGGACATCCAGCAACTCGCCTGCGCTTCACCAAATGTTTCAGCTTCACAGAGGCCGGCCCAGAAAATGATTACCTCAACCAGAGAGCCAGGTTCTTCTCTGAAATTGAGGGTTTGGATGATTACATGGAGGCCAGGGAGGGGATGCACTTGAAGAATGTGGACTTCAGAGAAAACCTGCTAGCCTATGTGGACCCAGATAGGATGCCTTGGTACACTTCCCAGGTTGCCTTCTGGCCAGCAGCTCTGCTGATGTTGTCCTGGCCTCTGAGAGTGCTGATAGAGTACCGCACTGCTTATGTGCACTACCGCATAGAGAAACTATTTGGGTCAGAGTACAGCCACAGCAGCCCCTCTCTTCTGGATGAAGACAGGCCTTTGGGGAATAATATTGGGTGTGTTATTCCCAGAGTAGACACACTGGACAGCACTGAAATGGAGTGGCACATACGCTGTAACCGTCAGGTGGTTCCTAGCTACTCAGAGGCCATGCTGATAAACATGAGCACAGCAGACTCTAACTCATTACTAGACACTGAATGCACCTCATCCTCAAACTGCTTCCTTCTGGACAGCAGCCAGACTGCTCAGAGTTACGGCGCTCTGCAAAGCCAGGAGGACTGTGAGCAATGCAGGGAGCCGAATGGACGAGGTGATGGAGGAGGCAGGAGGAGGCCCATCACCAGCTCCAGCTGctcctccatcttctcctgCCGGGGAGCGCTGCTCCACTCGCACCTTTCCTCAGACACGTCTCGCTTCTCTCTCTGCCGCATGTACGGTTCCCATCgcaccgtggctctgtggaGGAGCCGCAGCAGCAACCTGACTGACCCCTGCTGCGTGGACGAGCAGTGCTGCAGGTCCAACTCCAGCCAGCTGGCACTCAGCGATAGTCCACCGACTTATAGGGACGCCCGGTTCTTCCCAGTGCTCATTGTGCATCGGTCTGAGGGCTGTGGCAGTGAGGACGGGAGGGAAGTGAGGCGATATTATATACGGAGAGGGTCGTCCTGTGTGGAGACAGCTCTGTGA